TACCCGGAAGCGGAATTCAATTTCCAGTGACTCCCCAGTTCTTACCACCTCATGCCACGACTCTAAACACCGTTCCCTGTCATCGGGGTGAACATGCACAATAAAGCTCTCGTCGCCAAACTGGTTTTCATCACCTATCAGCAGGTACCATTGTTTGTTGTAGTAATCTACATAACCATCGGCATTGGCTGTCCATACGATCTGGGGCATGGAATCTGCCAGCTGGCGGAATCTTTTTTCACTTTCGCGAACGGCGTCTTCGGCCAGCTTACGGTTGTCGATGTCCACTACCGAACCAATGAATCCTTCAAACACACCTTTTTTATCAAACATGGGCGAACCTGAATCGAGGATCCAGCGGTAATTGCCATCGGCTCCCCTGATGCGGTATTCAAAATTAAAAGGCACCTGGTGGGCATTCGCTTCTTCAAAACAGCTTGTCATTAACGCTATATCATCCGGGTGCACTACCGAAAGCCAGCCCCGCCCCAGGGTTTTTTCGGGCGTTTGCCCGGTATAGTCGTACCATTTCTGGTTTACGTAGGTGCAATAACCGTCTGAACGGGTGATCCACAACATTATGGGCACCGTATCGGCCAGGCGGCGGAAATAATGTTCGCTGTTTTCCATCCGCTTTCTTTCCAGTACTATCTCGGTCACTTCACGGCCTACCAGCATTACGCCGGTACAGGCGCCATCGGATTCCAGCAATGGATAAAACAGGATGTTGAAATAGGCCGTTACCTGGCCCCCATTACGTTCTACGCGCAACGGCAGGCCGTTCTCAATGTGCGGCTTTCCTGTTTGTATTACCTGGTTTATTAGTTCTTCCGCCCGTTGCCCCTTGAGTTCTGGATTTACTTCGAATAACGACCGGCCGGTTATTTCACTCATGTCTTTACCGGCGATCTGTAAAAACGAGTTATTGGCCAGCTCAATGCGGTAATCCGGCATCCGCAGGGTTAAAATGCCGATGGGCAACCGCAATAAAATATCGTAGATCTTTTTTTGAGCAGCCTGCTGTATAGCGATGTTTTCAGTGGCGGTAACCAGCATGCCACCAATTTCCCCGCTTTCCAAAGGAATGGGAATGCAGGAAAATGTATAGGTCACCGGCTCTGAATGCCCTCCCCGGTTTATGAAAAGCTGGATATCTGAAATTGTTATTGACCGGCCCTGCATCACCTGGTCAAAGGCGGGGCCTAACTGGTCCCAGTTACCGGCAAAAACTGTTTGCACCGGGAACTCAAACGCTTCCAGGGGGTGTTCAATACCAAGAAGCGGTTGACACGCATCGTTATAGTACATGGTCCCTGAAGGTCCCCAGGCAATGAACATGGGAACGTGTGATTGGCATATGATATTGAATACAAACTCCTTTTTATCCAGGACATTCACCTCCATACAATACTTAAATTTTGAACACTGGTTGCAGGAGTTGAAAGTAATTGATATTCGTGAATTGGAATAAAATTTTTATGTGACCGTCATTAGTATCCGGGCATTAAAAAAAATAGCCACCCGTAGGTAGCTATTTTATATGCTAGGGCCAGTTGGTTAATCTTTAATGTGCTAATATGCTAATGGGCTAATGTGCTCAGTTTTTTATTAGCCAATTAGCACATTATCTTATTAGCATATTGGCTACACCAGTTGCCGGAGCCCACGTTTAAACAAGTTCTTCTTTAGCTGTTTTAGAATAGTCGTCTATAAGCCGGCGTTGTTCCTCGAACGGTACCGGAACATAGTCAAAAAACTTCATGGTAAATTTGGCGCGTCCCTGCGTTATGGACCGAAGTGAGGAAGAATACCCGTCCATTTCGGCCAGCGGCACCTTGGCGATCACCTTCTGGAAATGTCCCTGGGTGTCAATGCCCTCCACCACGGCCCGGCGGCTTTGCAGATCGCCCATTACGGCGCCGGTAAGATCATCGGGGCACAACACATCCACCTGGTACACGGGCTCCAGGATCTGCGGGTCAGCCTGCTGGAAAGCCTGTTTAAAGGCCATTAAACCGGCTATCTTGAACGAAATGTCATTACTGTCCACCGGGTGCATTTTACCGTCATAAATCGATACCCGAACGTCACGTACATACGACCCGGTTAACGGGCCTGTTTGCATTTTTTCCATAACACCTTTTAAAATGGATGGGTGAAAGCGGGTGTCAATCGCTCCGCCCACAATACAGTTAAAAAACACCAGTTTACCGCCCCAGTCCAGGTCATGCACATCACGGCCGCGCACATTCAACCCATTCGGGTCGGGCATGCCGTCGTACCAGGGTTCTATCCGTAAGAATACTTCCCCGAACTGACCGGAACCACCACTCTGCTTTTTGTGCCGGTAATTGGCTTCGGCCATCCGGCGAATGGTTTCGCGGTAAGGAATGCGGGGTTTGATGAATTTTACGTCTACTTTATGCAGATGCTCTATTTTCCATTTAGCCACTGCCAGATGCATATCGCCCTGGCAATGAATGAGCGTTTGTTTTAGTTCCTGCGAAACCTCTACGATCAGCGTGGGGTCTTCTTCCCGCAGCTGGTGCAAAGCCTGCGACAGCTTTTCTTCTTCCCCTTTTTTCGTTGTTTCGATGGCCACCGTCATGTTTGGCGGTGGAAACTCGATGGGGCTCAGTTCATAATTTTTACCCTTTACGTGCAGGGTATTATTAACGTGCGTGTTCTTTAGTTTCAGGGTGGCGCCAATATCTCCTGCTACCAGCTCGGTGGTATTGGTGCGTTTATTTCCTTCTACCAGGAACAGCTGGTTTATTTTTTCGGTAATGCCGGTTGATTCGTTTTCCAGCTCCATACCGCTTTGCACCGTGCCTGAATATACTTTGAAGAACGACAGGTCGCCTACATGCGGCTCGCTGATGGTTTTAAAAACAAAAATGCAGGCCGGTCCGCTGACCTCGCAGGGCAATGATTTTCCGTTTTGCGTGGTCTGGGGCGGCATTTCATTGGCGCTGGGACAAACATTATCAATAAAGCCCATCAGGCGGCCACTGCCCATATTCCGTTCTGCCGAAAGGCAGAATAATGGAAACAGGTCGTGGTTGATCATGGCTCTTTTCAGCCCGGTCTTCATTTCGTCTTCATCCAGCTCGCCCCTGTCGAAATATTTTTCCATCAGCGTCTCATCGTTGCTGGCCACTGCCTCTATCAGTTCTTTATGCAGCTCGTCGGCGCGGGCGCGCTCGTCGTCAGGGATGGGCAGTTTCTCGGGTTTGCCCCCCGCATCTTTAAATTTATACATCGTCATGCGAAGCACATCTATGATCTCATGAAAGCCGGCGCCCAGTTGCCGGGGGTATTGCACCACGGCCACCTTTCCGCCAAAATGGGCCTTTGCTTCGCGAACAGTTCTGTCAAAATCGGCATTGTCTTCGTCCAGTTTATTAACGGCAAAGATCATGGGCGTTTTAAACTGTTCGGTATAATCCCAAATGATGTCGGTGCCCACCTCAACACCCATTACGGCATTGAGCAGCATTACACCAGTGTCGGCCACGCGCAGGGCCGAAATTACTTCACCTACAAAATCGTCGTAACCGGGTGTGTCAATAATGTTGATCTTGTAACCCCGCCATTTGGTATGCATTAATTTGGAGAAGATGGAATTACCACGTTCCTGTTCCAGCTCATGGTAATCGCCGATGGTATTTTTTTCGGCAATGGTGCCGCGGCGGGTAATAAGGCCTGCTTCATATAGCATGCACTCCGCCAATGTGGTCTTACCGCAGCCGGCATGGCCCAGCAAGACTACATTTTTTACGTGTGAGGTATCAAATTCAGCCATAGCAAACAATGTTTAGATGAAGAATAGTAGTTTACTAAAAGTGGGTGCGGCTGATATAGGGGGGATTTCGTCAATAAGCAAATGCTCCTTCGCAAT
The Niastella koreensis GR20-10 genome window above contains:
- a CDS encoding PAS domain S-box protein; this encodes MEVNVLDKKEFVFNIICQSHVPMFIAWGPSGTMYYNDACQPLLGIEHPLEAFEFPVQTVFAGNWDQLGPAFDQVMQGRSITISDIQLFINRGGHSEPVTYTFSCIPIPLESGEIGGMLVTATENIAIQQAAQKKIYDILLRLPIGILTLRMPDYRIELANNSFLQIAGKDMSEITGRSLFEVNPELKGQRAEELINQVIQTGKPHIENGLPLRVERNGGQVTAYFNILFYPLLESDGACTGVMLVGREVTEIVLERKRMENSEHYFRRLADTVPIMLWITRSDGYCTYVNQKWYDYTGQTPEKTLGRGWLSVVHPDDIALMTSCFEEANAHQVPFNFEYRIRGADGNYRWILDSGSPMFDKKGVFEGFIGSVVDIDNRKLAEDAVRESEKRFRQLADSMPQIVWTANADGYVDYYNKQWYLLIGDENQFGDESFIVHVHPDDRERCLESWHEVVRTGESLEIEFRFRVKYPAPVYRWFLVRARPIKNDRGQIIKWFGTCTDIDDVKNIHLELENRVTERTHEISHKNKALEETTRELKEMNQQLELRHEELRQSEERYLRMTNEVEDYSIILLSKDGYIENWNKGAEKIKGYTADEIIGMHFRLFYTYSDQQHNLAEKLIAEAKENGKSTYEGWRVRKDGSTFWANTVLTALHNDKNDIIGFSKVTRDLTKQKQNEDQLKIYAEQLEQKNRELERSNSELSSFSYVASHDLQEPLRKIQAFGNLIQARDVANLSDTSKDYFERMVKAAIRMQNLIDSLLEFSRTTTARKNFELTDLNILLDEVKKELAHRIEEKKATIIAAHLPTLTIIPFQFRQLLSNLISNSLKYSREDVTPVIEITATYVKGSELNEKAALPGKDYFRFKIADNGIGFEQEYAEKIFELFQRLHGRNEYSGSGIGLAICKKIVENHHGFMRAESGAGEGATFYFFIPVK
- a CDS encoding elongation factor G, translated to MAEFDTSHVKNVVLLGHAGCGKTTLAECMLYEAGLITRRGTIAEKNTIGDYHELEQERGNSIFSKLMHTKWRGYKINIIDTPGYDDFVGEVISALRVADTGVMLLNAVMGVEVGTDIIWDYTEQFKTPMIFAVNKLDEDNADFDRTVREAKAHFGGKVAVVQYPRQLGAGFHEIIDVLRMTMYKFKDAGGKPEKLPIPDDERARADELHKELIEAVASNDETLMEKYFDRGELDEDEMKTGLKRAMINHDLFPLFCLSAERNMGSGRLMGFIDNVCPSANEMPPQTTQNGKSLPCEVSGPACIFVFKTISEPHVGDLSFFKVYSGTVQSGMELENESTGITEKINQLFLVEGNKRTNTTELVAGDIGATLKLKNTHVNNTLHVKGKNYELSPIEFPPPNMTVAIETTKKGEEEKLSQALHQLREEDPTLIVEVSQELKQTLIHCQGDMHLAVAKWKIEHLHKVDVKFIKPRIPYRETIRRMAEANYRHKKQSGGSGQFGEVFLRIEPWYDGMPDPNGLNVRGRDVHDLDWGGKLVFFNCIVGGAIDTRFHPSILKGVMEKMQTGPLTGSYVRDVRVSIYDGKMHPVDSNDISFKIAGLMAFKQAFQQADPQILEPVYQVDVLCPDDLTGAVMGDLQSRRAVVEGIDTQGHFQKVIAKVPLAEMDGYSSSLRSITQGRAKFTMKFFDYVPVPFEEQRRLIDDYSKTAKEELV